DNA sequence from the Dromaius novaehollandiae isolate bDroNov1 chromosome 36, bDroNov1.hap1, whole genome shotgun sequence genome:
GAACTGCTGCTGCCAGGTATGACGGGGGGGGGGTTAACGAGGGGGGTTAATGAGGCGGGGGGTTAACGAGGGGGCTAACGAGGGGCCCCCGCAGGGGGGGCGGCCCCCGAGGAGctgggggcccggccggggctggcgcggcTGCTGCGGGGCCTCGGCGGCGCCCTGGGGCCCGACGGACTGAGCTGCGGCCTGCGCCGGCGCCTCGAGCAGGTGGGGAcgcgcccgggggggggcaggggacatggggggggacctgggggatgggggggggacctgggggatgggggggggcatggggacgTGGagaggggacgtggggacacggaggggggtgagagagggacacggaggggacatggggacgtgaagggggggcgtggggggaacgtggggacacggagggggacgtggaggggacacggggggacctgggggggccaCGTGGACCTGGAGGGGACAGGGGGTGACgcagaggggacatgggggggacacgggggggtgaAGGAGGCACatggggggatgcagaggggacacagggacacaggggggacatggagggggatgggggatgtgggggggacacagggccatgggggggccatggggggacaCGAAGGGGACGCAGGGGGAcgcaggggggacatgggggggatggaggggactggggggggcatggggacacATGGAGGTGACACGGGGATGGAGGGGACACGGAAGGGAAATGGGAGGACAGAGAAATGTGGGGGGGATATTGGGGGACAGGGAGATGTGGGGGGATATAGGGGGACctggggacgcgggggggacaggaggggacccAGGGGACGCGGTGACACGGGGGGGTCGCAGGCGgaggcggggctgcgggcgcagcgcggggcctgGCTGCGCTGGGAGACTCTCTGGCGGCTGCTGCAGGAGGCGGCgcgggagcccccccccgccaccgggggcccggtgagccccccccccgccccgcggcatgctgggaagGGTCTCGCCAACCCCGGGGCACGCTGGGAAGGGCCCCGGGGAGTGCTGGGAAGGGTCACGGCAACCCGGGGGGGCTGGGAagggccctggggggggctgggaaggGTCCTGCTAACCCTAGGGGGTGCTGGGAAGAGTCCCGCCAACCCCAGGGGGTGCTGGGAAGGGTCCCGCCAACCCCAGGGGGTGCTGGGAAGGGTCTGGCCAACCCCAGGGCATGCTGGGAAGGCTCCTGCCAGCCCCGGGGGGTGCTGGGAAGGGTCTGGCCAACCCCACGGGGTGCCGGGAAGGGTCCTGTCAGCCCCAGAGCATGCTGGGAAGGGTCCCACCAACCCCAGGGGGTGCTGGGAAGAGTCACGCCAACCCCAGGGGGTGCTGGGAAGGGTGCCGCCAACCCCAGGGGGTGCTGGGAAGGCTCATGCCAACCCCAGGGGGTTCTGGGAAGGCTCACGCCAACCCCAGGGCATGCTGGGAAGGCTCACGCTCCCCCCCCACAGCTGGGAGCGGCGCTGGACCGgaccctgctgctggcagagctgcgccgcggcccggccccgccccccgccggcctggccccgcccccgccccccgcccaggtaggcagccccgcccccgaggggcccaggcgtccgggctgcaccccccacaccccccctTTGTGCCCCCCAGGAACGGGCCCTGCTGCTGGCGGAGCTGGAGCGGCGCCTGGGCGCCAAGGCCCGCGAGCTGCGCGCCTACCACGGCGGCGACGTCAGCGGTGACGTCAGCGGTGACGtcagcgaggcggcggcgggcgagcggcggcggctgcgggacgCCCGGGCCCGCGGGCGGGACTTGGCCGAGCTGCTGGAGCGCCAGCGCCGGGCCTACCCCCAGGTGGGCGTCGCCTCGCGGGTCCCCGCGGCGTGATGTCATGTGTGACGTCACAGGTGATGTCACCCGCTAGGCCCTGGGGCGCtgcggggagctgctggggcgCCTGGCCCGCGAGCAGcgcctgggggcccaggcgtccctcGACCGGCGCCGCGCCGACTACCTGGAGGCCAAGGGCGCCGCCATGTTGCTCAAGATCCGGTGAGCGTCCCCCCCCGCGCGGTGACAGTGACACCCCGCCACCGGTGACAGTGACACCCCCACGCGGGTGACGC
Encoded proteins:
- the HAUS4 gene encoding HAUS augmin-like complex subunit 4 isoform X2 is translated as MRCPHGASSPHCACAIRTAGSLPQPPRMRRAPPLPAPPPIGRSPGFAPPRRAPIGPRRAAGRGSPSEARRARSGGCGEPVAAAMALDGGLPGAELLLPGGAAPEELGARPGLARLLRGLGGALGPDGLSCGLRRRLEQEAAREPPPATGGPLGAALDRTLLLAELRRGPAPPPAGLAPPPPPAQERALLLAELERRLGAKARELRAYHGGDVSGDVSGDVSEAAAGERRRLRDARARGRDLAELLERQRRAYPQALGRCGELLGRLAREQRLGAQASLDRRRADYLEAKGAAMLLKIRLEELTLLLDTYPPAKVEAHRHIRAALEGAAGRAGAEAGAARAALGAFGALGPGFGALAREYGRLHRLRRHRRWALRQLRPPGPGPAPPGGHRPPATAPGDGDGDAP
- the HAUS4 gene encoding HAUS augmin-like complex subunit 4 isoform X1; its protein translation is MRCPHGASSPHCACAIRTAGSLPQPPRMRRAPPLPAPPPIGRSPGFAPPRRAPIGPRRAAGRGSPSEARRARSGGCGEPVAAAMALDGGLPGAELLLPGGAAPEELGARPGLARLLRGLGGALGPDGLSCGLRRRLEQAEAGLRAQRGAWLRWETLWRLLQEAAREPPPATGGPLGAALDRTLLLAELRRGPAPPPAGLAPPPPPAQERALLLAELERRLGAKARELRAYHGGDVSGDVSGDVSEAAAGERRRLRDARARGRDLAELLERQRRAYPQALGRCGELLGRLAREQRLGAQASLDRRRADYLEAKGAAMLLKIRLEELTLLLDTYPPAKVEAHRHIRAALEGAAGRAGAEAGAARAALGAFGALGPGFGALAREYGRLHRLRRHRRWALRQLRPPGPGPAPPGGHRPPATAPGDGDGDAP